The Caulifigura coniformis genome includes a region encoding these proteins:
- the glmS gene encoding glutamine--fructose-6-phosphate transaminase (isomerizing), producing the protein MCGIVGYVGKRNVTEFLLEGLRRLEYRGYDSAGIAVTTDDGAIQIRKKAGRVQELAGLVESSPVSGNIGVGHTRWATHGETTDVNSHPHVGGNGNVVLVHNGVIENYTSLRSQLQAIGYVFRTATDTEAVAHLVSHELDELELIGEDVADKEICVRAVENAISKLKGTYGLAILFQSLPNVIIAARNGSPLVIGVGKGENFVASDASPLVGHTNEVVYLADHELAIVHSDSFEVRHRESGRRDPSIHIIEHAAEDIGLGRFEHYMLKEIFEQPQTIENAMRGRLDDEEATAHFGGLNLTPQQLRRINRIVLTGCGTSWHAGLVGEYLIEEFARLPVEVEYASELRYRNPPLAEGTMVFAITQSGETADTLAAMRECKRKGLPSLAICNVVGSTIAREADGGVYLHAGPEVGVASTKAFTSQVTVLTLLGLFLGRMRNLSYQAGQRIISHLRSMPEVVQRTLECNDAVREVAEKYFQARNALYLGRLYNFPVALEGALKLKEISYLHAEGYPAAEMKHGPIALVDRDTPSIFVVPRGHIHPKVISNMEEIKARKGPIIAIACEGDDKVAEIADDVICVPDTEEFLQPLVTAVPLQLLAYHIAVLRGCNVDRPRNLAKSVTVE; encoded by the coding sequence ATGTGCGGCATTGTCGGATACGTCGGCAAGCGAAACGTCACTGAGTTCCTGCTCGAGGGCCTGCGGCGGCTGGAATACCGTGGTTACGACAGCGCTGGGATCGCCGTCACGACCGATGACGGGGCGATCCAGATTCGCAAGAAAGCCGGCCGGGTTCAGGAACTCGCCGGACTGGTGGAATCGAGCCCGGTCTCCGGCAACATCGGCGTCGGGCATACGCGGTGGGCCACTCACGGCGAGACGACCGACGTCAATTCGCACCCCCACGTCGGCGGCAACGGCAATGTCGTGCTGGTCCACAATGGTGTCATCGAGAACTACACGTCGCTGCGCAGCCAGCTGCAGGCGATTGGATATGTATTCCGGACCGCAACCGACACCGAGGCGGTCGCGCACCTCGTCTCCCACGAACTCGATGAACTGGAACTGATCGGCGAAGACGTTGCGGACAAGGAAATCTGCGTCCGGGCGGTCGAGAACGCGATTTCCAAGCTCAAGGGAACCTATGGACTCGCCATCCTGTTCCAGTCGCTTCCCAATGTGATTATTGCGGCGCGCAACGGGAGTCCGCTGGTGATTGGCGTCGGCAAGGGCGAGAACTTCGTCGCCAGCGATGCCAGCCCGCTCGTGGGGCACACGAACGAAGTCGTCTACCTGGCCGATCACGAACTGGCGATCGTTCACAGCGATTCGTTCGAGGTGCGGCACCGTGAGTCGGGTCGCCGCGATCCCTCGATCCATATCATCGAGCATGCGGCGGAAGACATCGGCCTGGGACGCTTCGAGCATTACATGCTCAAAGAGATCTTCGAGCAGCCACAGACGATCGAAAACGCGATGCGCGGCCGCCTCGACGACGAGGAAGCGACTGCCCATTTCGGCGGCCTGAACCTGACGCCGCAGCAGCTGCGGCGGATCAACCGGATCGTACTGACCGGCTGCGGAACGAGCTGGCACGCGGGACTGGTCGGCGAATACCTGATCGAGGAATTCGCGCGTCTGCCAGTCGAAGTCGAATACGCGAGCGAACTCCGCTACCGCAATCCGCCGCTGGCGGAAGGAACCATGGTGTTTGCCATCACCCAGAGTGGTGAAACCGCGGACACCCTCGCAGCCATGCGGGAATGCAAGCGCAAGGGCCTCCCTTCCCTCGCGATCTGCAACGTCGTCGGCTCGACGATCGCCCGTGAGGCCGATGGCGGCGTCTACCTGCATGCCGGGCCGGAAGTGGGCGTCGCATCCACCAAGGCGTTCACCTCACAGGTGACCGTACTGACGTTGCTCGGCCTGTTCCTGGGGCGGATGCGGAACCTGTCGTATCAGGCCGGCCAACGGATCATTTCGCACCTGCGCTCGATGCCCGAAGTGGTGCAGCGGACGCTCGAGTGCAACGACGCCGTCCGGGAAGTGGCCGAGAAATACTTCCAGGCCCGCAACGCGCTGTACCTGGGCCGTCTGTACAACTTCCCGGTGGCGCTCGAAGGCGCCCTGAAGCTCAAGGAAATCAGCTATCTCCATGCGGAGGGCTATCCCGCCGCGGAGATGAAGCATGGCCCGATCGCCCTCGTCGACCGTGACACGCCGAGCATCTTCGTCGTGCCGCGAGGACATATTCACCCGAAGGTGATCAGCAACATGGAGGAGATCAAGGCCCGCAAAGGCCCGATCATCGCCATCGCCTGCGAAGGGGACGACAAGGTGGCGGAGATCGCCGACGACGTGATCTGCGTTCCGGATACAGAGGAATTCCTCCAGCCGCTGGTGACGGCCGTCCCGCTGCAGCTTCTGGCATACCACATTGCCGTGCTGCGGGG
- a CDS encoding polysaccharide biosynthesis/export family protein — protein MSRRSLLTAMLYTVALAGFAGLPGCTSLSLSCDIPAIPVRKIPRNLLGRPRADMQDLSFTRLRQNPVETYQIGPGDVILLHVPGVYPEIISSAEQVMVKSEERVVYQVDTNAPPAEGVPVIVRADGSVALRSIEPIQASGLTLEQLAEVIRRAYLDVNILKAGNDRVLVNIYSRRKFRVMVMREDTGSGGSNTGGKGVVIQTALKKGSGTNVELPAYENDVLHALTETGGLPGLDAANEVLVIRGGFTDGREYDQIVAQILSSRQPCECPPVIPDPPNVLRIPLRFYPENVPQFTEEDIILEEGDVVYVPGRETDKFYTGGILPGGEHLLPRDYDLDVMAAIAVAGGPVGGAGSGLSGIGGQGGGGGFGGGGGGTRGGLPPTNLIVVRKLPCGGQIPIRVDLKKALLDDSERILVQPGDTLILRYTLCEEVYNTALGLLQFNYLFGNGLRN, from the coding sequence ATGTCTCGTCGGTCCTTACTTACGGCGATGCTCTACACCGTCGCCCTCGCGGGCTTCGCGGGCCTCCCGGGTTGCACTTCGCTGAGCCTCAGCTGTGACATCCCGGCCATTCCAGTCCGGAAGATTCCGAGGAATCTCCTGGGCCGGCCCCGGGCGGACATGCAAGACCTGTCCTTCACACGTCTGCGGCAGAATCCTGTCGAGACGTACCAGATCGGTCCGGGCGACGTGATTCTGCTGCACGTCCCGGGCGTCTATCCGGAAATCATCTCCTCGGCTGAGCAGGTGATGGTGAAGAGCGAGGAACGGGTCGTTTACCAGGTCGACACGAACGCACCGCCGGCCGAAGGCGTGCCGGTGATCGTCCGGGCCGACGGCTCCGTGGCCCTGCGTTCGATTGAACCGATCCAGGCGAGCGGCCTGACGCTCGAACAGCTTGCGGAAGTGATCCGGCGGGCCTACCTGGATGTCAACATCCTGAAGGCCGGCAATGACCGGGTGCTGGTCAACATCTACTCCCGGCGGAAGTTCCGCGTCATGGTGATGCGTGAAGACACGGGAAGCGGAGGGTCCAATACCGGCGGCAAGGGAGTGGTGATCCAGACGGCTCTCAAGAAGGGGAGCGGCACCAACGTGGAACTTCCGGCCTACGAGAACGACGTGCTCCACGCCCTGACGGAAACCGGCGGTCTGCCGGGTCTGGACGCGGCCAACGAGGTGCTGGTGATCCGCGGCGGGTTCACGGATGGCCGCGAGTACGACCAGATCGTCGCCCAGATCCTGAGCAGCCGGCAGCCGTGTGAATGCCCGCCGGTGATTCCTGATCCGCCGAACGTCCTCCGGATTCCGCTGCGGTTCTACCCGGAAAACGTTCCCCAGTTCACTGAAGAAGACATCATCCTGGAAGAAGGCGACGTGGTGTATGTGCCGGGTCGCGAAACGGACAAGTTCTACACGGGCGGCATCCTGCCTGGCGGCGAGCACCTGCTCCCCCGCGACTACGACCTGGACGTGATGGCGGCGATTGCTGTCGCAGGCGGTCCGGTGGGTGGTGCAGGCAGCGGCCTGAGCGGAATCGGAGGCCAGGGAGGCGGCGGTGGGTTCGGAGGAGGAGGCGGCGGAACCCGCGGCGGCCTGCCCCCGACCAACCTCATCGTGGTTCGCAAGCTCCCCTGCGGAGGCCAGATCCCGATCCGTGTGGACCTGAAGAAGGCTCTCCTCGACGACAGCGAACGAATCCTGGTGCAGCCCGGAGATACCCTGATCCTGCGGTACACCCTCTGCGAAGAAGTCTACAACACGGCCCTCGGACTCCTGCAGTTCAACTACCTGTTCGGAAACGGACTGCGGAACTAG
- the lpdA gene encoding dihydrolipoyl dehydrogenase, whose protein sequence is MSSTSHFDLVVIGGGPGGYIAAIRAAQLGKSVACVEMESTLGGVCLRVGCIPSKALLESSHMYEAAKHQFGGRGIEVPDVKLNLPAMMDHKTGVVKALTGGIDGIFKKRKITRLKGRARLDGPGRVTIEGAENQTITAEFIIVATGSSPSTLPGVELDGDRVVSSTEALSFPEVPKHLIVIGAGYIGLEMGTVWRRLGAEVTILEYLDRILPGMDSAVAADALKIFKKQGLKFQLGCKVTGVTKSKNGAEVQIDGAASVKGDRVLVSVGRKPNSQNLGLESVGVQTDKRGFITVDPNFKTTAPGVYAIGDVIGGAMLAHKAEEEGVACVEYIFKGHGHVNYDVIPGVVYTEPEIATVGLNEDQLKQQGIPYRKGQFPFLANARARASGQTDGYVKVLAHQETDRILGVHIIGLHAGELIAEAVAAIEFGASSEDLARICHAHPTLAEVVKEAALAVDGRALNI, encoded by the coding sequence ATGAGCAGTACTTCACATTTCGATCTCGTTGTCATCGGGGGAGGCCCGGGGGGGTACATCGCTGCGATTCGCGCGGCCCAGCTCGGCAAGTCGGTTGCCTGCGTGGAGATGGAATCGACCCTGGGGGGCGTCTGCCTGCGCGTTGGCTGCATCCCCAGCAAGGCGCTGCTTGAATCGAGCCACATGTACGAGGCGGCGAAGCATCAGTTTGGCGGCCGCGGGATCGAGGTGCCGGACGTCAAACTGAACCTGCCGGCGATGATGGATCACAAAACCGGAGTGGTGAAGGCACTGACCGGCGGGATCGACGGCATCTTCAAGAAGCGGAAGATCACGCGGCTCAAGGGGCGGGCCCGGCTGGATGGCCCGGGCCGGGTCACGATCGAAGGGGCGGAGAACCAGACGATCACCGCCGAGTTCATCATCGTGGCCACGGGAAGCTCGCCGTCGACGCTGCCGGGGGTCGAACTCGATGGCGACCGCGTCGTTTCGAGCACCGAGGCGCTGTCGTTCCCGGAAGTGCCGAAACACCTGATTGTGATCGGGGCCGGCTACATCGGCCTTGAAATGGGAACGGTCTGGCGTCGCCTGGGTGCCGAGGTGACCATCCTCGAATACCTCGACCGGATTCTTCCGGGCATGGATTCGGCCGTGGCGGCGGACGCGCTGAAGATCTTCAAGAAGCAGGGACTGAAGTTCCAGCTGGGCTGCAAGGTGACGGGCGTCACCAAATCGAAGAACGGCGCGGAAGTGCAGATCGATGGTGCGGCGTCGGTGAAGGGAGACCGCGTGCTGGTGTCCGTCGGCCGGAAGCCGAACTCGCAGAACCTGGGTCTGGAGAGCGTCGGCGTTCAGACCGACAAGCGAGGCTTCATCACGGTCGATCCGAATTTCAAGACGACGGCGCCGGGCGTCTACGCCATTGGCGACGTGATCGGCGGAGCGATGCTGGCTCACAAGGCGGAAGAAGAAGGGGTGGCCTGCGTCGAGTACATCTTCAAGGGGCACGGCCACGTCAATTACGACGTCATTCCCGGAGTGGTGTACACCGAGCCGGAAATCGCGACGGTCGGTTTGAATGAAGACCAGCTGAAGCAGCAGGGGATCCCTTACCGCAAGGGACAGTTCCCGTTCCTGGCCAATGCCCGCGCCCGGGCGAGCGGCCAGACGGACGGTTATGTGAAAGTGCTGGCGCACCAGGAAACCGACCGCATCCTCGGCGTGCATATCATCGGACTGCATGCTGGCGAGTTGATCGCCGAGGCTGTGGCGGCGATTGAGTTCGGCGCGAGCAGCGAAGACCTGGCGCGGATCTGCCACGCCCATCCGACCCTGGCGGAAGTGGTCAAGGAAGCGGCACTGGCGGTCGACGGCCGGGCACTCAACATCTGA
- a CDS encoding GNAT family N-acetyltransferase — MRRLLMQVDLQSTPLPVAMLPLRFGWESWQAERAAAHTSVLFDGFRNGIDAGFMKALSTLDGCHDLITATSHHQHFLPEATWLAVQYGLSGASLPVGTIQVIGSLSRVARIQNLAVIPEVRGRGIARATLIRCLRSCRSLGYDAVELEVTSLNTPAVELYRSVGFVARRSYIQAPGG, encoded by the coding sequence ATGCGGCGTCTGCTCATGCAGGTCGACCTCCAATCGACGCCCCTGCCGGTCGCGATGCTCCCGCTCAGGTTCGGATGGGAGTCGTGGCAGGCGGAACGGGCTGCGGCCCACACGTCCGTCCTCTTCGACGGATTCCGCAACGGCATCGACGCCGGGTTCATGAAGGCCCTGTCGACACTGGACGGCTGCCACGACCTGATCACCGCGACGAGCCATCACCAGCACTTCCTTCCGGAAGCAACGTGGCTCGCCGTGCAGTATGGATTATCGGGTGCATCGCTGCCGGTCGGCACGATCCAGGTGATTGGTTCGCTGTCGCGAGTGGCCCGGATCCAGAATCTGGCGGTCATTCCCGAAGTCCGCGGGCGTGGAATTGCCCGGGCGACCCTGATTCGCTGCCTGCGGAGCTGCCGGTCGCTCGGCTACGACGCGGTGGAACTCGAAGTCACCTCCCTGAATACGCCGGCGGTCGAGCTTTATCGCAGCGTCGGCTTCGTCGCCCGGCGATCGTACATCCAGGCACCGGGTGGGTAG
- a CDS encoding HEAT repeat domain-containing protein, whose protein sequence is MRHTSVQPVLVGLALLAGCQKAAPEPPAATSTTIPAPTPEAAPVPDPVVVAMGDDIPALPLIPAGQVIADLPPATPLGELPLAIAPAQVAEEIKPELAAAFEKLFEPGLEGDQWEAVHLSLVEAGGDAVPVLRQALESKDVARREQASSILSLLGAVGEPAVPQLLKGLKDDSAFVRATSAAALASFSAHQEKAKTTLLELLDSKDPELRRLAATNLSILGESASDLVPRLTLALDDADSEVVRPIAQLLGQIGGPARAAVPRLQQIAFEKQGEVKEAATLAVELIEGRSEATSK, encoded by the coding sequence ATGCGTCACACTTCCGTTCAGCCGGTCCTGGTCGGGCTGGCCCTGCTGGCGGGATGCCAGAAGGCCGCTCCGGAACCGCCTGCCGCGACGTCGACGACCATTCCCGCCCCGACGCCGGAGGCCGCACCCGTTCCGGATCCGGTGGTTGTCGCGATGGGCGACGACATTCCCGCGCTCCCGCTGATTCCCGCAGGGCAGGTCATCGCCGATCTCCCTCCGGCCACTCCCCTGGGCGAATTGCCGCTGGCGATTGCGCCGGCCCAGGTTGCCGAGGAGATCAAGCCGGAACTTGCCGCCGCGTTCGAGAAGCTGTTTGAGCCCGGGCTCGAAGGCGACCAATGGGAAGCCGTGCACCTTTCGCTCGTGGAAGCCGGCGGCGATGCCGTTCCGGTTCTCAGGCAGGCGCTGGAATCGAAAGACGTCGCTCGCCGGGAGCAGGCGTCGTCGATTCTCTCTCTCCTGGGGGCGGTGGGTGAACCGGCGGTCCCCCAGCTGCTCAAGGGGCTGAAGGATGATTCGGCGTTCGTTCGCGCCACATCCGCCGCGGCCCTGGCCTCGTTTTCCGCCCATCAGGAAAAGGCAAAGACGACACTCCTCGAACTTCTCGATTCCAAGGACCCCGAATTGAGGCGCCTCGCGGCGACGAATCTTTCGATCCTCGGAGAATCGGCGTCCGACCTGGTCCCGCGTCTGACGCTCGCCCTCGACGATGCGGACAGCGAAGTCGTCCGGCCGATCGCGCAGCTTCTCGGCCAGATCGGCGGTCCCGCCCGGGCGGCCGTTCCCCGCCTGCAGCAGATCGCCTTCGAAAAGCAGGGGGAGGTGAAGGAAGCGGCGACGCTCGCCGTCGAGCTCATCGAAGGCAGGAGCGAAGCCACTTCGAAGTGA
- a CDS encoding glutamate mutase L, producing the protein MPLPAPENLNVILATDCGSTTTKAILIEKVDGHFRQTYRGEAPTTVEEPVADVTVGVTNAATEVGELAGRQLVDENGILIRPAQGNRGCDIYISTSSAGGGLQMLVTGVVREMTAASAKRAALGAGAIVMDVLASNDKRKPHEQIQRIRELRPDMMLMSGGTDGGTITHVVQTAELIAPARPQPRFGGQYRMPVIFAGNKEAAPHVQKVLGDVVELSVVENLRPVLERENLAPARDAIHDLFLEHVMAHAPGYDKLIAWADAPIMPTPGAVGDILQQIARQRGINVVGVDIGGATTDVFSVFAGEGGQSVFNRTVSANLGMSYSVSNVCSEAGFPNILRWVPIDMDERELRNRVKNKMIRPTTIPQTLESLIFEQAVSREALRLAYLQHCEFATTLKGVQQQRSVGDTFAQQGGGASVVDNMKLDLLVASGGVLSHAPRMEQTAAMLIDAFEPEGVTELAKDSIFMMPHLGVLAQVHPQAALEVFERDCLIYLGTCIAATGEGKEGRDCFRYRLEGGGLREEGELKYGDIRLFPLPGDARTKATITPARGVDVGAGPGKTLDREVRGGTVGIILDARGRPLKLPEDRQRCRETANRWQRELQLYPEL; encoded by the coding sequence ATGCCGTTGCCCGCACCGGAAAACCTCAACGTCATCCTGGCGACTGACTGCGGCAGTACGACGACGAAGGCGATCCTGATTGAAAAGGTCGACGGGCATTTCCGGCAGACCTACCGCGGTGAAGCCCCGACCACCGTCGAAGAACCAGTGGCGGACGTCACCGTCGGCGTCACCAATGCAGCCACGGAAGTCGGCGAACTGGCCGGACGGCAGCTGGTGGATGAGAACGGCATCCTGATCCGGCCCGCACAGGGAAACCGCGGCTGCGACATCTACATCTCCACGTCGTCAGCCGGCGGCGGTCTCCAGATGCTCGTCACCGGCGTCGTCCGGGAGATGACGGCCGCAAGTGCGAAGAGAGCCGCACTCGGCGCCGGAGCGATCGTCATGGACGTTCTCGCCTCGAACGACAAGCGGAAACCTCACGAACAGATCCAGCGGATCCGGGAGCTGCGTCCGGACATGATGCTGATGTCCGGCGGCACCGACGGTGGAACGATTACGCATGTCGTGCAGACGGCCGAGTTGATTGCCCCGGCCCGGCCGCAGCCGCGTTTCGGCGGGCAGTATCGCATGCCGGTCATCTTCGCGGGCAACAAAGAGGCCGCGCCGCACGTCCAGAAAGTGCTGGGCGACGTCGTCGAGCTTTCGGTCGTCGAGAATCTCCGGCCGGTCCTGGAGCGTGAGAATCTGGCCCCCGCCCGCGACGCCATCCACGACCTGTTCCTCGAACATGTGATGGCCCACGCCCCTGGATACGACAAGCTGATCGCCTGGGCCGATGCTCCGATCATGCCGACCCCGGGAGCGGTCGGCGACATCCTCCAGCAGATCGCACGTCAACGCGGCATCAACGTGGTCGGCGTCGACATCGGCGGAGCGACGACCGATGTCTTCAGCGTGTTTGCTGGCGAAGGGGGTCAGTCGGTCTTCAACCGCACCGTCTCCGCCAACCTGGGAATGAGCTATTCCGTCTCCAATGTCTGCTCGGAGGCCGGTTTCCCGAACATCCTGCGGTGGGTCCCGATCGATATGGACGAGCGGGAACTGCGGAACCGCGTGAAGAACAAGATGATCCGCCCCACGACGATCCCGCAGACGCTGGAATCGCTGATCTTCGAGCAGGCGGTCTCGCGTGAGGCCCTGCGCCTGGCCTATCTCCAGCACTGCGAGTTCGCCACGACGCTCAAGGGCGTCCAGCAGCAGCGCTCGGTGGGCGATACCTTCGCCCAGCAGGGCGGGGGGGCCTCCGTCGTCGACAACATGAAGCTCGACCTCCTCGTCGCCTCCGGCGGAGTGTTGTCCCACGCGCCGCGGATGGAGCAGACGGCCGCAATGCTCATCGATGCCTTCGAGCCGGAAGGCGTGACGGAACTCGCCAAGGACAGCATCTTCATGATGCCCCATCTCGGAGTGCTCGCGCAGGTGCATCCGCAGGCGGCGCTGGAAGTCTTCGAACGCGACTGCCTGATCTATCTCGGCACCTGCATCGCTGCGACCGGCGAGGGAAAGGAAGGCCGCGACTGTTTCCGGTATCGCCTCGAAGGAGGTGGACTGCGTGAAGAAGGAGAACTGAAATACGGCGACATCAGGCTTTTCCCGCTTCCCGGCGATGCGCGGACCAAAGCGACAATCACCCCGGCGCGCGGCGTCGATGTCGGCGCGGGGCCCGGGAAGACCCTCGATCGCGAAGTCCGCGGCGGAACGGTCGGAATCATCCTCGACGCTCGCGGCCGGCCCCTGAAGCTGCCGGAAGATCGCCAGCGCTGCCGTGAAACGGCAAACCGCTGGCAACGCGAACTCCAGCTCTACCCCGAACTCTGA
- a CDS encoding DUF6754 domain-containing protein: MASTESPSICVAMETRSALSLITRSGFAGRLVMGLCLLLLAATADAAPPAPPRFVSITDKPFDNGHALVVVLDVDPEPAATTCILERSFERKGLYGEPQTLERPTPAEPIQTSELPSNAEVVKLVTHIETEVGDLPTDKPVWFRAYAVNAAGEKSAFVYSDQPTVATEQFFDGNRFWFFVVTVFVCGSVIAMILVARTGAPMWIRKISALDAIDEAVGRATEMGKSCLFVAGVQDLNEIETIAGVTVLSRVAEKAAEYDATVVVPTSRSLVMTAARETSQAAYLAAGRPDAYQEDRIYYVTDDQFGFVAHLSGYMMREKPAACFYMGQFYAESLLLGETGNTIGAIQIAGTAQPAQLPFFVAACDYTLIGEEFFAASAYLSRDPDQLGSLKGQDIGKLLVMSIIVIGVSLLTIVNLAPSGTAVHDLASAAADYLQNHMLTSS; this comes from the coding sequence ATGGCCAGTACTGAATCACCATCCATTTGCGTCGCGATGGAAACTCGCAGCGCACTCTCCTTGATCACCAGGAGCGGGTTTGCGGGCCGCCTCGTAATGGGGCTATGCCTTCTCCTCCTCGCAGCAACGGCTGACGCTGCTCCGCCCGCTCCCCCGAGATTCGTCTCCATCACCGATAAACCATTCGACAACGGCCACGCTCTCGTGGTCGTTCTCGACGTCGATCCCGAGCCCGCGGCCACGACCTGCATCCTGGAACGCTCCTTCGAACGAAAAGGGCTCTACGGCGAACCCCAGACGCTCGAGCGGCCGACGCCTGCCGAACCGATCCAGACGAGCGAACTCCCCTCGAATGCGGAAGTCGTCAAGCTGGTGACGCACATTGAAACTGAAGTCGGAGACCTGCCGACGGACAAACCGGTCTGGTTCCGGGCGTATGCCGTCAACGCGGCCGGCGAGAAATCCGCATTCGTCTACAGCGACCAGCCCACCGTCGCGACCGAGCAGTTCTTCGACGGAAATCGATTCTGGTTCTTTGTCGTCACCGTCTTCGTCTGCGGTTCCGTGATTGCGATGATCCTCGTCGCCCGCACCGGGGCCCCGATGTGGATTCGCAAGATCAGCGCGCTGGACGCCATCGACGAAGCGGTCGGCCGGGCTACGGAAATGGGCAAGTCGTGCCTGTTCGTGGCCGGCGTCCAGGACCTGAACGAAATCGAAACCATCGCCGGCGTCACGGTTCTCTCGCGCGTCGCCGAAAAGGCCGCCGAATACGACGCCACCGTCGTGGTTCCCACCAGTCGCTCGCTGGTGATGACGGCTGCCCGGGAAACGTCGCAGGCCGCGTATCTCGCGGCCGGGCGGCCCGACGCCTACCAGGAAGACCGCATCTACTACGTCACGGATGACCAGTTCGGCTTCGTGGCTCACCTCAGCGGCTACATGATGCGCGAGAAGCCCGCCGCCTGCTTCTACATGGGGCAGTTCTACGCCGAGTCGCTGCTGCTCGGCGAAACCGGCAATACCATCGGAGCGATCCAGATCGCGGGAACCGCACAGCCGGCCCAGCTGCCGTTCTTCGTCGCCGCCTGCGACTACACCCTCATCGGTGAGGAATTCTTCGCCGCGTCCGCCTACCTGTCGCGCGATCCCGACCAGCTGGGCAGCCTGAAAGGGCAGGACATCGGAAAGCTGCTCGTCATGTCGATCATCGTGATCGGAGTCTCCCTGCTCACCATCGTGAACCTCGCCCCCTCCGGCACCGCGGTTCACGATCTCGCCAGTGCGGCCGCCGACTACCTCCAGAATCACATGCTCACGTCGTCGTAA
- a CDS encoding class I SAM-dependent methyltransferase has product MSQAATSTEIPYVGDELELFSHALNWKACLRRQISPFLGRRVLEVGAGIGATTRMLCDGSQEHWRCLEPDVPMARLLTAQVQNGELPACCEAQAGTVADVTEQFDSAIYIDVLEHIPEDRVEIESVVDRVKVGGYVVVLSPAHQHLYTPFDKRIGHCRRYSKKMLAGLTPPLLSIERLRYLDCVGYFASLANRLMLRQSMPTLNQIRVWDGLMVPISRVIDPLLGYSAGKSVLCIWRKEAAPIPPETPRTTAQSLARIAGLAALTIAGAIIAFFLLSGPPEQGVRPRRGARPFRTTPATAITIGALGGAGLFGLWTRGRRRRR; this is encoded by the coding sequence ATGTCACAAGCGGCGACGAGCACCGAGATCCCCTACGTCGGCGATGAACTCGAGCTGTTCTCGCATGCGCTGAACTGGAAAGCCTGCCTTCGACGCCAGATTTCTCCGTTCCTCGGCCGGCGTGTCCTGGAAGTCGGCGCCGGCATCGGCGCGACCACCCGCATGCTCTGCGACGGCAGCCAGGAGCATTGGCGCTGCCTCGAGCCGGACGTGCCGATGGCCCGTCTGCTGACCGCCCAGGTGCAGAACGGGGAACTCCCGGCCTGCTGCGAGGCCCAGGCAGGGACGGTCGCCGACGTGACCGAGCAGTTCGACAGTGCCATCTATATCGACGTCCTGGAGCACATCCCCGAAGACCGGGTTGAAATCGAATCCGTCGTCGATCGCGTGAAAGTGGGGGGATATGTCGTCGTCCTCTCGCCGGCCCACCAGCATCTCTACACCCCTTTCGACAAGCGGATCGGTCACTGCCGCCGCTACTCCAAGAAGATGCTCGCCGGCCTGACGCCGCCGCTGTTGAGCATCGAACGGCTGAGATACCTCGACTGCGTTGGATATTTCGCTTCGCTGGCGAACCGGCTCATGCTCCGCCAGTCGATGCCGACACTGAACCAGATCCGGGTCTGGGACGGCCTGATGGTGCCGATCTCGCGGGTGATCGATCCGCTTCTCGGCTACAGCGCGGGCAAATCAGTGCTCTGCATCTGGCGGAAAGAGGCCGCCCCGATTCCACCAGAGACGCCCCGCACGACAGCGCAGTCCCTGGCACGGATCGCCGGCCTGGCGGCGCTGACCATCGCAGGTGCGATCATCGCGTTCTTTCTGCTGTCCGGTCCGCCGGAGCAGGGAGTCCGGCCCAGGCGCGGGGCACGGCCCTTTCGGACAACGCCGGCGACAGCCATCACCATTGGTGCTCTGGGCGGGGCAGGGCTGTTTGGGCTGTGGACGCGCGGACGAAGACGCCGACGATAG